One genomic window of Pigmentiphaga litoralis includes the following:
- a CDS encoding type 4 pilus major pilin, which produces MSLFCVPSFRTLRRQQGFTLVEIAIVAAIILIAAILGIPAINGYIIENKVPSVGQELQRFVARSKSATQGLGPTPYTGIGMAQLANGLRSSSVLTVEGQGANATVRHGLGATDGMLVLSPGGITAAGDAFTLTFTRVNEAACPGLAAVLQRVSERIQINGTTVKEPAVGGAIGIYDATGAEALCTGGDSNRFVFTAR; this is translated from the coding sequence ATGTCACTATTTTGCGTTCCTTCCTTCCGCACACTGCGCCGTCAGCAAGGCTTCACCCTGGTCGAAATCGCCATCGTGGCTGCCATCATCCTGATCGCCGCAATCCTTGGCATTCCCGCCATCAACGGCTACATCATCGAAAACAAGGTGCCCAGCGTCGGCCAGGAACTGCAGCGCTTCGTCGCGCGCAGCAAGTCGGCCACCCAGGGGCTGGGGCCAACGCCCTACACCGGTATCGGCATGGCCCAGCTCGCCAACGGGTTGCGAAGCAGCAGTGTGCTGACGGTCGAAGGGCAGGGCGCCAATGCCACCGTGCGTCATGGCCTGGGCGCAACGGACGGCATGCTGGTGCTGAGCCCCGGCGGCATCACGGCGGCAGGCGATGCCTTCACGCTGACCTTCACCCGCGTCAACGAAGCCGCGTGCCCCGGCCTGGCTGCCGTGCTGCAACGCGTGTCCGAACGCATCCAGATCAACGGCACCACGGTCAAGGAACCTGCCGTAGGCGGTGCGATCGGCATCTACGATGCCACCGGCGCCGAAGCCCTGTGCACGGGCGGCGACAGCAACCGCTTCGTGTTCACCGCGCGATAG
- a CDS encoding CAP domain-containing protein, translating into MKTAGHGIELARSGRWATTIAAALMAAGCGGGSDDAPATTTAAAVSTEKPVEQPILTMPTSTYTGMYAQAFQRINEARIAAGVSALKQSVELDRAAQAHAEYLAYHNLTGHYQSSLDALFTGTNHVDRALAQKYKNTVTVEVVSTAARDYSGANHVDLHLNSVYHLLGALLPNANEIGIGVSWPSAIGQVSLSITTGTTDSRLMPVKYPIVWPADKAINTARQFVPAIERPNPLPDIATNFSVTVGSPVMYCRRLDLKAPLTVTSAKLVDRLTQAPQPVYVLRHGTASVSGAIRADVLLDPNPADISKQCIFLIPKTPLDVRRTYDVTVTSIEQGVSSETTWAFVTGD; encoded by the coding sequence ATGAAAACTGCGGGGCATGGAATTGAGTTGGCTCGTAGCGGTCGGTGGGCGACCACTATCGCGGCGGCGTTAATGGCGGCGGGATGCGGCGGCGGCAGTGACGACGCGCCCGCCACGACAACTGCTGCGGCGGTGTCGACGGAGAAGCCAGTGGAACAGCCCATTCTGACAATGCCGACGTCGACGTATACGGGGATGTACGCGCAGGCATTTCAGCGGATCAACGAGGCGCGGATCGCGGCTGGGGTGAGTGCGTTGAAGCAGAGTGTAGAACTGGATCGGGCTGCACAGGCGCATGCGGAGTATTTGGCTTACCACAACCTCACAGGGCATTATCAAAGCTCACTAGACGCTTTATTTACGGGCACTAACCATGTCGATCGCGCACTGGCGCAGAAATACAAGAACACGGTGACGGTCGAAGTAGTCTCAACAGCGGCAAGGGACTATTCCGGCGCGAATCACGTCGATCTTCACTTGAACTCCGTTTACCATCTGCTCGGTGCATTGCTACCAAACGCTAACGAGATCGGCATTGGCGTTAGCTGGCCTTCCGCTATTGGGCAGGTCAGTCTCAGCATCACAACAGGCACCACCGACTCACGCCTGATGCCGGTCAAATATCCGATCGTGTGGCCCGCCGACAAAGCCATTAACACCGCCAGGCAATTCGTTCCCGCGATCGAAAGACCCAACCCGCTGCCGGATATAGCCACGAACTTTTCCGTTACCGTAGGATCACCAGTGATGTATTGCCGTCGGCTCGATTTGAAGGCGCCCCTGACTGTCACCAGCGCCAAATTAGTTGATCGCCTGACCCAAGCCCCCCAACCCGTGTATGTATTGAGACATGGCACTGCCTCGGTGAGTGGAGCGATTCGCGCAGACGTTCTGTTAGACCCGAACCCTGCCGACATCAGCAAACAGTGCATCTTCCTTATACCTAAGACACCGCTCGACGTGCGGCGAACCTACGACGTAACCGTCACATCAATCGAGCAAGGCGTCAGCTCGGAAACAACCTGGGCTTTCGTGACTGGCGATTGA
- a CDS encoding GspE/PulE family protein has product MRTESPSFHDFAENAMNLFGRKPRYTPLSLGATPTQLAEPTSDALAPSTAAMTMAPTTPLTTPAPPIRIDSRDALARLSPAFRRALRSEFDIGTLVNKLCPVEFEDGSVAILTVEEYADSEHIEEIERMVRRRPRPLAQASRIVVPATLLLSIAREQITGDTLRNRRRVLLDPLKSSMAAAFHDIVAWGVRHAASDLHINIRLLEPESEIKYTVGGKYVTPYRFQRMQTATLMEVLAVAYMDIQGGNGAVFDPAIEQQGRIHHEVDDRGYMLRWASLSADCGPSVTLRILHLDAEMRLDGFASLGYLPSQIALIDRALLSEGGAVVLAGVVGSGKSTTIATMMSMVPKTRKVITLEDPVEYLIPNALQNTVTRTLDGGGSGEFDAKLKTIKRSAMNDLLIGEIRDHETGRAFMDLASSGSNLYTTTHAGSAILIPDRLASDFIGISRDLLATPGILKLLVYQTLLPTLCPHCRLPFSSLFEDDDASGHWQRYAERLVRLYGIDIAALRARNPEGCTHCRTELLPELSGISGRTVVAEMIEPTTDEAVLRLIRKGDALGLRAHFLSHRTAPFTSPDMTGKTAMECAVYKASVGEVDPRDIEPRFMSFETVALQRSHQARRARSAVAVARRPITAFASRRAAATAGRIAAGTKS; this is encoded by the coding sequence TTGCGCACTGAATCCCCTTCCTTCCATGACTTTGCAGAGAACGCCATGAACCTGTTTGGCCGGAAACCCCGATACACCCCGTTGTCGCTGGGAGCGACACCGACGCAATTGGCCGAGCCGACGTCCGATGCGCTTGCGCCTTCGACAGCCGCGATGACCATGGCGCCGACAACGCCACTGACGACCCCGGCGCCACCGATCCGCATCGACAGCCGAGACGCCCTGGCGCGCCTGTCGCCGGCATTCCGCCGCGCCCTTCGGTCCGAGTTCGATATCGGCACGCTGGTCAACAAGTTGTGCCCCGTCGAATTTGAAGACGGGTCGGTCGCCATCCTGACAGTCGAAGAGTATGCCGACAGCGAGCACATCGAAGAGATTGAACGGATGGTGCGACGTCGCCCACGGCCGTTGGCGCAGGCCTCCCGCATCGTGGTTCCTGCCACCTTGCTGCTGTCGATCGCGCGCGAGCAGATCACCGGCGACACCCTGCGCAACCGGCGGCGGGTACTGCTGGATCCGCTCAAGAGCTCGATGGCCGCGGCTTTCCACGACATCGTGGCCTGGGGCGTACGACATGCTGCCAGCGACCTGCACATCAATATTCGGCTGCTCGAGCCCGAGTCGGAAATCAAGTACACGGTCGGCGGCAAGTACGTCACGCCGTACCGATTCCAGCGCATGCAGACCGCCACGCTGATGGAAGTGCTTGCGGTCGCCTACATGGACATCCAGGGGGGCAACGGCGCGGTGTTCGATCCGGCGATCGAGCAACAAGGACGCATTCATCACGAAGTCGATGATCGCGGCTACATGTTGCGATGGGCGTCCCTGTCAGCCGACTGCGGGCCGTCCGTGACCTTGCGCATCCTGCATCTGGATGCCGAGATGCGGCTCGATGGCTTCGCGTCGCTGGGCTATCTGCCCAGCCAGATCGCGCTGATTGATCGCGCGCTGCTGTCCGAAGGCGGCGCGGTCGTGTTGGCAGGAGTGGTGGGGTCGGGCAAGTCCACGACCATTGCAACCATGATGTCGATGGTGCCCAAGACCCGCAAGGTCATCACGCTGGAAGATCCGGTCGAATACCTGATCCCGAACGCGCTGCAGAACACCGTGACGCGCACGCTCGATGGGGGCGGCAGTGGCGAGTTCGATGCCAAGCTCAAGACCATCAAGCGGTCCGCCATGAACGACCTGCTGATCGGCGAAATTCGTGACCATGAAACCGGCCGTGCCTTCATGGACCTGGCCAGCTCCGGCAGCAACCTCTACACGACGACCCACGCCGGCTCGGCCATTCTGATTCCCGACCGTCTGGCCTCGGACTTCATCGGGATCTCGCGCGACCTGCTCGCCACGCCGGGCATCCTGAAGTTGCTCGTCTACCAGACGCTGCTGCCGACCTTGTGCCCGCATTGCCGGCTGCCGTTTTCATCGCTGTTCGAAGACGACGACGCGTCTGGCCACTGGCAGCGCTATGCCGAACGCCTGGTCCGTCTGTATGGCATCGACATCGCCGCGTTGCGGGCCCGGAATCCGGAAGGCTGCACGCACTGCCGGACCGAGCTGTTGCCTGAATTGAGCGGGATCAGCGGCCGCACGGTGGTGGCAGAGATGATCGAGCCCACGACGGACGAAGCGGTGCTGCGCCTGATCCGCAAAGGCGATGCGCTGGGCCTGCGTGCGCACTTTCTGTCGCACCGGACTGCGCCCTTTACCAGTCCCGACATGACCGGCAAGACGGCAATGGAGTGTGCCGTCTACAAGGCCTCGGTCGGCGAAGTCGATCCCCGTGACATCGAACCGCGCTTCATGAGTTTCGAGACGGTGGCCCTGCAGCGGTCGCATCAGGCGCGCCGCGCGCGGTCGGCCGTGGCGGTGGCCCGCCGGCCGATCACGGCGTTCGCCAGCCGGCGGGCGGCAGCCACGGCGGGCCGGATCGCAGCAGGGACCAAGTCATGA
- a CDS encoding type II secretion system protein encodes MIRRAAFRRSWQRGFTLIELAITASILSIVTVLSVGKLLQGVHDAAAEATGSYLLAVKSAMDTYLVRHYDRLSSTPGAADLPTVANPYAPKLSELRALGLLQGGFPDLTPLNQNVATRIVTTGTCPGTGCRLDALAFTTTPVQLPGSPAPNTDLIAQVMMATAGHGGAVYPEQPAVIRGTAFSLPNPLGAVPGIVGVLASLDTTLFNEFVRLRDRRDPDLRGDLSVKGKVTIDNTLALRAPDGQTCVAANPDGSITLRCAGKLNAKTGAFLSDQGDSVRIDPVTGIVTSQRVHADTGLSTRRGTLFDVADATPTLRVNAGQMLLITSRGLALTVDGQDLVAQGGVSTRRLGLRDLAVPDQACQSSVSTAAGSSAEYARTASGGLAVCSQGTWRALASLAATGNACTPNGAIATDTASGTGLLCRLGVWGRVDDLLSSYVLVSTVLVSHAAIVPKPACGPLGTGTGVPLIYLIPQLESSKASAFTRRARDLGGHWEVQLVDYDGTPLSAQTTALAHLYCKY; translated from the coding sequence ATGATTCGGCGCGCAGCGTTCCGGCGATCCTGGCAGCGTGGGTTCACGCTGATCGAACTCGCCATCACCGCAAGCATCCTGAGCATCGTCACGGTGCTGTCCGTGGGCAAACTTCTGCAAGGCGTCCACGACGCCGCTGCCGAAGCCACAGGCTCCTACCTGCTCGCCGTCAAAAGCGCGATGGACACCTACCTGGTGCGCCACTACGACAGATTGAGCTCGACGCCCGGCGCCGCCGACCTACCCACCGTCGCCAACCCCTATGCGCCGAAGCTGTCGGAATTGCGCGCACTGGGTCTGTTGCAAGGCGGCTTCCCCGACCTCACCCCACTTAATCAAAACGTTGCCACCCGCATCGTGACCACCGGCACCTGCCCGGGCACCGGCTGCCGGCTGGACGCACTGGCCTTCACGACCACCCCCGTGCAACTGCCCGGATCGCCCGCACCCAACACGGATCTGATCGCGCAAGTCATGATGGCAACCGCGGGGCATGGCGGCGCCGTCTATCCCGAACAGCCCGCCGTCATCCGGGGCACCGCCTTCTCATTGCCCAATCCGCTGGGCGCCGTGCCCGGCATTGTCGGCGTGCTCGCCAGCCTGGACACCACACTCTTCAACGAATTTGTCCGCCTGCGCGACCGCCGCGACCCGGACCTGCGCGGAGATCTGAGCGTCAAAGGCAAGGTCACCATCGACAACACGCTGGCCTTGCGTGCGCCCGACGGACAAACCTGCGTCGCCGCCAACCCCGACGGATCGATCACGCTGCGCTGCGCAGGCAAGCTCAATGCGAAAACCGGCGCGTTCCTGTCCGACCAGGGCGACAGCGTCAGGATCGACCCCGTCACCGGCATCGTCACCAGCCAACGCGTCCATGCCGACACCGGACTCTCGACACGGCGCGGCACCCTCTTTGATGTCGCGGACGCCACCCCGACCCTGCGCGTCAACGCGGGGCAAATGCTGCTGATTACCAGCCGGGGCCTGGCACTGACCGTCGACGGCCAGGACCTCGTCGCCCAGGGAGGTGTGTCCACCCGCCGCCTGGGCCTGCGCGACCTGGCCGTTCCTGACCAGGCCTGCCAGAGCAGCGTCTCAACCGCCGCCGGCTCGTCAGCCGAGTACGCACGCACCGCGTCCGGCGGACTGGCAGTCTGCAGCCAGGGCACATGGCGCGCCCTGGCCTCGCTGGCCGCCACCGGCAACGCCTGCACCCCCAATGGTGCGATCGCCACCGACACCGCCAGCGGCACCGGCCTCTTGTGCCGCCTCGGCGTCTGGGGCCGCGTCGACGACCTGCTGTCGAGCTACGTGCTGGTCTCGACCGTGCTGGTCAGCCACGCCGCCATCGTGCCCAAGCCCGCCTGCGGCCCCCTGGGCACCGGTACCGGCGTGCCGCTGATCTACCTGATCCCGCAACTGGAGTCATCCAAAGCCTCCGCCTTTACCCGCCGCGCTCGCGACCTGGGCGGTCACTGGGAAGTGCAGCTTGTCGACTACGACGGCACGCCCCTCTCCGCGCAAACCACCGCGCTCGCGCATCTTTACTGCAAGTACTGA
- a CDS encoding general secretion pathway protein produces MTLLTRLRQALSPARLAALSFRKDRADYYDYLADVMEGTGGRKTLRDVFRSDADRYGLRHRRGILSHHWADLHQEVGGDLYETFRGTLPDDDLVLIRMGQRGGAGALEQTLRDVAAVTRVVELAQSTFIRTAAVGVVAMLVMVATVLAIPAFTVPRLKQAFGMLPADFVGTQAARLYGLSDFIEAWALGLAITSAGLLWLIAWSLPNLVGPVRRWLDEHLIWRLYRDFQGIRFLASLATLVKKRGNVSPGLREVLEVQAIGANAWQRWHIEQMIARIDDGQVGSATFDTGVVDRETLWFLTDLIATRGMDDALLRARSRVETRAVHDVARKAAVARWAMLLVAVSVLFSILFWHFAVVNEMRMAMTRFYSSR; encoded by the coding sequence ATGACGCTGCTGACCCGTTTGCGACAGGCCTTGTCCCCGGCGCGTCTGGCGGCCCTTTCGTTCCGCAAGGACCGCGCCGACTACTACGACTACCTGGCCGATGTCATGGAAGGCACGGGCGGGCGCAAGACCTTGCGCGACGTCTTCCGCAGCGATGCCGATCGCTATGGCCTGCGGCACCGCCGGGGCATCCTGTCGCACCACTGGGCCGACCTGCATCAGGAAGTCGGCGGCGACCTGTACGAGACGTTTCGCGGCACCTTGCCCGACGACGATCTGGTGCTGATCCGCATGGGGCAGCGCGGCGGTGCCGGCGCGCTCGAACAGACATTGCGTGACGTGGCTGCCGTGACGCGTGTCGTCGAACTGGCGCAGAGCACCTTCATCCGGACCGCCGCGGTCGGCGTGGTGGCCATGCTGGTGATGGTCGCCACCGTCCTGGCCATCCCGGCCTTCACGGTGCCCCGGCTGAAGCAGGCCTTCGGCATGCTGCCGGCGGACTTCGTGGGCACGCAGGCGGCACGGCTGTATGGCCTGTCGGACTTCATCGAAGCCTGGGCGCTGGGGCTGGCGATCACCAGCGCAGGGCTGCTGTGGCTGATCGCATGGTCACTGCCAAACCTGGTCGGCCCGGTGCGCCGGTGGCTGGACGAGCACCTGATCTGGCGCCTGTACCGGGACTTCCAGGGCATCCGGTTCCTGGCGTCGCTTGCCACCCTGGTCAAGAAGCGGGGCAACGTCAGCCCCGGCTTGCGCGAGGTGCTCGAGGTGCAGGCCATCGGCGCCAACGCGTGGCAGCGATGGCACATCGAACAGATGATCGCCCGCATCGACGACGGTCAGGTCGGCAGTGCGACCTTCGATACCGGTGTCGTCGATCGCGAAACGCTGTGGTTCCTGACCGACCTGATCGCCACGCGCGGCATGGATGACGCCTTGCTGCGCGCACGGTCCCGCGTCGAAACCCGCGCCGTGCACGACGTTGCCCGCAAGGCCGCCGTTGCGCGGTGGGCCATGTTGCTGGTGGCTGTCTCCGTACTGTTCAGCATTCTTTTCTGGCACTTCGCCGTCGTCAACGAAATGCGTATGGCGATGACCCGTTTCTACTCCAGTCGATGA
- the alaS gene encoding alanine--tRNA ligase has protein sequence MKSAEIRQKFLQFFESQGHTIVPSSSLVPGNDPTLLFTNSGMVQFKDLFLGTETRSYKRATSSQRSVRAGGKHNDLENVGYTARHHTFFEMLGNFSFGDYFKREAIQYAWQLLTGVYGLPKEKLWVTVYQEDDEAYALWRDEIGVPVERIIRIGDNKGARYASDNFWQMGDTGPCGPCTEIFYDHGPDIWGGPPGSPEEDGDRYIEIWNLVFMQFERDAAGTLTPLPKPCVDTGMGLERIAAVLQHVHSNYEIDLFQNLIKAAARETGCTDLNENSLKVIADHIRACSFLIVDGVIPGSEGRGYVLRRIIRRALRHGYNLGQKKPFFYRLVKDLVIEMGEAYPELVANQSRVEQVLRQEEERFGETLENGMKILDVALAGLKPGQALDGDTLFTLYDTYGFPTDLTADICREREIDVDMAGFEVAMKRQRDQARAAGKFKQSAGLSYDGAKTVFVGYSELLGEGRVTALYVDGTPVKAIEAGQSAVVVLDHSPFYAESGGQVGDSGVLYASQGKFIVDDTLKVQSEVFGHHGKLESGRLELGETVKSEVDAERRARTGRNHSSTHLLHKALRIVLGDHVQQKGSLVDPDKTRFDFAHDAPMTSDEIARVEAIVNKEVLANTPVTTKMVSYDEAVKDGAVALFGEKYGDEVRVLDIGFSRELCGGTHVARTGDIGLFKIVAETGVAAGIRRVEAITGDNSLAFVQHLNATLNSAANTLKVQPGEVPARLGQVQDQVRQLEKELAQLKSKLATSAGADLAAGAVDVKGVKVLAAVLNGVDPKSLRETVDKLKDKLHSAAIVLAAVEGSKVSLVAGVTADASGKVKAGELVNFVAQQVGGKGGGRPDMAMAGGTDPSGLEAALAGVQAWVESRL, from the coding sequence ATGAAATCCGCCGAGATCCGTCAGAAATTCCTGCAATTTTTCGAATCCCAGGGGCACACGATTGTCCCGTCGTCGTCCCTGGTTCCCGGGAACGACCCGACGCTGTTGTTCACGAACTCCGGCATGGTGCAGTTCAAGGACCTGTTCCTGGGCACCGAAACCCGCAGCTACAAGCGCGCAACGTCGTCGCAGCGCAGCGTGCGGGCGGGCGGCAAGCACAATGACCTGGAAAACGTCGGCTACACGGCGCGCCACCACACCTTCTTCGAAATGCTGGGCAACTTCAGCTTTGGCGACTATTTCAAGCGCGAAGCGATCCAGTACGCCTGGCAGTTGCTGACGGGCGTGTATGGCCTGCCCAAGGAAAAGCTGTGGGTGACCGTCTATCAGGAAGACGATGAGGCGTACGCGCTCTGGCGTGACGAGATCGGCGTGCCGGTCGAGCGCATCATCCGCATAGGCGACAACAAGGGCGCGCGGTACGCGTCGGACAATTTCTGGCAGATGGGTGACACGGGTCCGTGTGGTCCGTGTACGGAAATCTTCTATGACCACGGTCCGGACATCTGGGGTGGCCCGCCCGGATCGCCTGAAGAAGACGGCGATCGCTATATCGAGATCTGGAATCTGGTGTTCATGCAGTTCGAGCGGGACGCAGCCGGCACCCTGACGCCGCTGCCCAAGCCTTGCGTGGATACCGGCATGGGCCTGGAGCGGATTGCCGCCGTGCTGCAGCACGTGCATTCCAATTACGAAATCGATCTGTTCCAGAACCTGATCAAGGCCGCCGCGCGCGAGACGGGTTGCACGGACCTGAACGAAAACTCGCTGAAGGTGATCGCCGATCACATCCGCGCATGTTCATTCCTGATCGTTGACGGCGTCATTCCTGGCAGTGAAGGCCGCGGCTATGTGCTGCGCCGGATCATCCGCCGCGCACTGCGCCATGGCTACAACCTCGGGCAAAAGAAGCCGTTCTTCTACCGCCTGGTCAAGGACCTGGTGATCGAGATGGGCGAGGCCTATCCGGAACTCGTGGCCAACCAGTCGCGCGTGGAACAGGTGCTGCGCCAGGAAGAAGAACGTTTTGGCGAAACGCTGGAAAACGGCATGAAGATCCTGGACGTCGCACTGGCCGGGCTCAAGCCGGGGCAGGCGCTGGATGGCGACACGCTGTTCACGCTATATGACACCTACGGATTCCCGACCGACCTGACCGCCGACATCTGCCGCGAACGCGAGATCGACGTGGACATGGCCGGCTTCGAAGTCGCCATGAAGCGCCAGCGCGATCAGGCGCGGGCCGCGGGCAAGTTCAAGCAGTCGGCCGGCCTGTCGTATGACGGCGCCAAGACCGTGTTCGTGGGCTATTCCGAACTGCTGGGTGAAGGCCGCGTGACCGCGCTGTACGTGGATGGCACCCCGGTCAAGGCTATCGAAGCGGGTCAGTCGGCCGTGGTCGTGCTCGACCATTCGCCGTTCTATGCCGAGTCGGGCGGGCAGGTGGGCGATTCGGGCGTGCTCTATGCCAGCCAGGGCAAGTTCATCGTCGACGACACCCTGAAGGTGCAGTCCGAAGTGTTCGGCCACCACGGCAAGCTGGAAAGCGGCCGGCTGGAGCTGGGCGAAACGGTCAAGTCGGAAGTGGATGCCGAGCGCCGTGCGCGCACGGGCCGCAACCACTCGTCGACGCACTTGCTGCACAAGGCGCTGCGTATCGTGCTGGGCGACCATGTGCAGCAGAAAGGCTCGCTGGTCGATCCGGACAAGACGCGTTTCGACTTTGCGCATGATGCGCCCATGACGTCGGACGAGATCGCCCGGGTCGAAGCCATCGTGAACAAGGAAGTGCTGGCCAACACGCCGGTCACGACCAAGATGGTGTCGTACGACGAGGCGGTCAAGGACGGCGCGGTCGCGTTGTTTGGTGAAAAGTACGGCGACGAAGTGCGCGTGCTGGACATCGGCTTTTCGCGCGAACTGTGCGGCGGCACGCACGTGGCGCGCACGGGCGACATCGGCCTGTTCAAGATCGTGGCCGAGACGGGCGTGGCCGCGGGCATTCGCCGGGTCGAGGCGATCACCGGCGACAACTCGCTGGCGTTCGTGCAGCACCTGAACGCAACCTTGAACTCGGCGGCCAACACCCTCAAGGTCCAGCCGGGCGAAGTGCCCGCGCGGCTGGGGCAGGTCCAGGACCAGGTGCGTCAGCTGGAAAAGGAACTGGCGCAGCTCAAGAGCAAGCTCGCGACCAGCGCCGGTGCCGATCTGGCTGCGGGCGCTGTCGACGTCAAGGGCGTGAAGGTCCTGGCCGCGGTGCTGAACGGCGTGGATCCGAAGTCGCTGCGCGAGACCGTCGACAAGCTGAAAGACAAGCTGCACTCGGCCGCGATCGTGCTGGCCGCGGTCGAAGGCTCGAAGGTGAGTCTGGTGGCAGGGGTGACGGCCGACGCGTCGGGCAAGGTCAAGGCGGGCGAACTGGTCAACTTCGTGGCGCAGCAGGTCGGCGGCAAGGGCGGTGGCCGTCCCGACATGGCCATGGCCGGTGGCACCGATCCATCGGGTCTGGAAGCGGCCCTGGCTGGCGTTCAAGCCTGGGTTGAATCGCGGCTGTAA
- a CDS encoding sulfurtransferase TusA family protein: MSDGDLSFDLEVDAKGLKCPLPILRAKKALATLTSGQVLKVIATDTSSTRDFQAFAKQTGNALLAQTDNGEGVYTHFLKRR; this comes from the coding sequence ATGAGTGATGGGGACCTGTCGTTCGACCTGGAAGTGGATGCCAAGGGGCTGAAATGCCCCTTGCCCATCCTGCGGGCGAAGAAGGCGTTGGCGACGCTGACCAGTGGTCAGGTGCTGAAGGTCATCGCGACCGACACGTCGTCAACCCGCGACTTCCAGGCGTTTGCCAAACAGACGGGCAATGCGCTGCTGGCGCAGACCGATAACGGCGAGGGCGTGTACACGCACTTTCTGAAGCGGCGGTAA
- a CDS encoding YqaE/Pmp3 family membrane protein: MRLVIALLLPWLLFFTIGRPFAGIICLILQITVIGWIPAAIWAVYALSQYKTDQKIRTAFPR, encoded by the coding sequence ATGCGTTTGGTCATTGCCCTGCTGTTGCCCTGGCTGCTGTTTTTCACGATCGGCCGCCCGTTTGCCGGCATCATCTGCCTGATCCTGCAGATCACGGTCATTGGCTGGATTCCTGCGGCGATCTGGGCGGTCTACGCCTTGTCTCAGTACAAGACCGACCAGAAGATCCGCACGGCCTTCCCGCGCTGA